The Armatimonadota bacterium DNA window TCCATAGCGCTCCGTTTCTCAATGTTCTAACCTCCCTGTTTCTCCGAGTTGATCTTGAGTTCGTCTCCATCGGCTGTGCGAAAGAAACACGATCGGTAGTTTTCGTGGCACGCCGGGCCGGTTTGGTCGACCATGATTAGCAACGCATCTTGATCGCAATCGATGCGGATTTCCTTGACCTGTTGGATGTGTCCGCTGGTTGCTCCTTTGACCCAATATTCTTGTCGCGAGCGGCTCCAATAGGTGGCGCGGCGGGTCTCAAGAGTGCGGCGAATCGATTCTGCGTTCATGTAGGCCAGCATCAACACATCGCCGTTCTGGGCGTCTTGGACGATGGCCGGTATCAGCCCGTTGGCATCGAACTTGAGACCCTCGATCCAGCCCATTCTTTAGGTGATGGTCATCTTGAGCGTTACCGTTGCGGGCTGCTTTCGCCCGGCGCCGTCCTTGATGGTGAGCGTGATGGTGAATTCGCCCGCCTTTGGGAATCGGTGCCGCAAGGTCGCTCCGGACGCATCAACCTCGGCGGAATTCCCGCTCATCAGGTTCCATTCGTAGACCAACGGCGAAGAACCGCCATCGCCAAATGCGTAGAGCAGTATCTCGTCGTTGCTGGCGACGATAATGCGGGGGCTTTGTCGCGAGTCGTATTGAACGCCGTTGATCACGGCCAGAAAATAGCCCTGAATCGGCGTGGAATCGGTCGCCACGCTGATCTCGCCGATGTAGACGGTCGATCGCGCATCGCCGGATATTCCGATGCGCTTGATAATGCCGTTTGAACGGGCTAGGTCGGGGATCGCGCTTAGCGGAATCGCCATCGGATACCACTGCGTGTTGGCGGCCTTCACCTTGTCGATTGTGTGCAGGCTCTCGGTCAGCTTTCCGTCGGTGGTTTCGATGACGATTCGGATCTTTGATAGGGTCATCGGGCGCGACGAGCCGGACGCTTGCTCGACCGGCAATCGTAGCGCGACTTTCATCAATGCGCCGGGCTGTTGCAAGGCTTGGCTGACGTCTCGGCCGCGCTGAAAAGCGATCCATCCGCCGCCGTGAAGTCCAAAGAACGTCGTCTTGAACGAGTTGCCGTTGAGCGCAACTTCGTTCGTCTCTTCAATCTTGCCCGATCCAAACGATGCGATTTGGATATCGGAGTTGGCCAGCGGCTGGCCGTTGTATAAGTCCTGCGCGCAGGCGGCAATGACCCAAGTCAGGCCAAAGCCGACGGCGAGCGTCTTGATCCAGTTCATTCAAGCAACCTCCGTCAGGTTAGACGTTTCGACGCTCGTTTGCGCTTTCCTGCGTCAGGCTATTTCTTCTTAGGCGCCTCTTCTTTCTTGATGAAGCGTCCGGTCTTGGGGTCGCGGGCGGGGGTCGATTTCTTGGCCGCGTCGTCTTTCTTGATGAATTGGCCGGTTTTGGGGTCGCGGGCCGGCGTTGATTTCTTGGCCGCGTCGTCCTTCTTGATGAACTGGCCGGTCTTGGGGTCGCGGGCCGGCGTTGATTTCTTGGCCGCGTCGTCTTTTTTGATAAACTGGCCGGTCTTGGGGTCGCGTGGTTGCGGCTTTGTCTCGGTCTTGTTCTGCGCCATCGGCGCGGTCAGCAGCGCCAAAAGCGCTACGAGTGCGATAATCAGTCTCATCTTATGCCTCCTTCTTGGCCATCAATGCCCATCGGACAAATCGAATCTTAGGTCCCAACGGTCGGCTGCGCCTGTACACGCCGTCGCCTTCGCGAGATCCGCCCGAGTTGGTATTGCCCTCGATCGTCTTAACCCGAACGATTGTACCCGCCTCGTCTTTGACGACATCCAGCACAAATCCAACGTGCGTCGCATCAAAGGACTGGGGCGTCAGCACTTTGTAGATTAGAAAGCAGTCGCCCTGTTGCGGCGCCGATTTGAGCAGGTTGTTCTTCTTGGCCCAGTTGTGAAACACGTCGCAAGAAGCGGTGTTGGGGATGATCGACTTGCGGCCCAGTTGCTTGGCTGCCTGTTCCTCGCACCAGTTGACGAATGCCATGCACCAAGGATTGCCAGCGGGCAGGCCGGTCGATTTGAGGTAGGCCGTAACTTGGGGCCCGGCGTTGGTGCCCAGTTCTTTGACGCCGACTTGTGAAGCAGCGACTGCCAGCGTGGTCTTCACGATCTCGTTCATGCTTGCTCCTTACTCAGCGAGTAATACGGATGCTGCGATGGTCTTCGTACTTCTTCCCGAACATGTCGGTCGTTCGCACCCTGATCCGCTTGATTCCAGGGCTCATGTTAGCCGGTAGGCGGGCCGCCCAAATGTGGGGCGATTTGATAATTGCCGGCAGTTTTCTGCCGGGCGGCGGAATCGGTCCTTCTTCTATCGCCTTCATTGCTTTGTAGAACGGGTCTTCCATGTCCTTCTTTTCCATTGGCGTCCAGGTATTGCCGTTATCGACCGACATTTCGACTTTGGACTTGATCGACCCGCCAAAAACGTTGGCGACGACCTCGGTGTTGGCCGTCTCGGTAGAAGCGACCGTTTCGGGCATCCAAATGTTCATTTGGTGGCTCTTGGGCCTACGGGCGGCCTTAAACTCCCAGTCGTACTTTGTGCCATCGAAGGTCATGATGGCGTAGCCGTTGGGCGCTCCGTCGCGCATGGTGGTGTGCGGGATGCCGTTCTCGTCCGGCACCCCCGACCACCAACTTCCGCAGGTTGTAACGTTGATTATGTGGTGATGCGGCTCGATGCCTTGCCAGCCGTCCTCTTTCGTGATGAACCGATGCTCTTGATAGTGCGTGTGAGCGGAGATGGAAAGCGCGAAGGGCCTTTGCTCGATGATCCGATAGAGCTCCTGTCGGTCGTTGACATTGACCAATGGGATGTGCATCATCAGCACGACC harbors:
- a CDS encoding PKD domain-containing protein encodes the protein MNWIKTLAVGFGLTWVIAACAQDLYNGQPLANSDIQIASFGSGKIEETNEVALNGNSFKTTFFGLHGGGWIAFQRGRDVSQALQQPGALMKVALRLPVEQASGSSRPMTLSKIRIVIETTDGKLTESLHTIDKVKAANTQWYPMAIPLSAIPDLARSNGIIKRIGISGDARSTVYIGEISVATDSTPIQGYFLAVINGVQYDSRQSPRIIVASNDEILLYAFGDGGSSPLVYEWNLMSGNSAEVDASGATLRHRFPKAGEFTITLTIKDGAGRKQPATVTLKMTIT
- a CDS encoding CHAP domain-containing protein: MNEIVKTTLAVAASQVGVKELGTNAGPQVTAYLKSTGLPAGNPWCMAFVNWCEEQAAKQLGRKSIIPNTASCDVFHNWAKKNNLLKSAPQQGDCFLIYKVLTPQSFDATHVGFVLDVVKDEAGTIVRVKTIEGNTNSGGSREGDGVYRRSRPLGPKIRFVRWALMAKKEA
- the hisI gene encoding phosphoribosyl-AMP cyclohydrolase, with translation MGWIEGLKFDANGLIPAIVQDAQNGDVLMLAYMNAESIRRTLETRRATYWSRSRQEYWVKGATSGHIQQVKEIRIDCDQDALLIMVDQTGPACHENYRSCFFRTADGDELKINSEKQGG